From one Bordetella genomosp. 9 genomic stretch:
- a CDS encoding Rid family detoxifying hydrolase: MNKQIIHTQDAPKAVGPYSQAVAVSGSKTIYLSGQIGLEPHSGELVSESFEAQVKQAFANMLAVVQAAGGAKENVVKLTLFLTDLGKFATVNTIMSDVFPEPYPARSTVGVASLPKGAQFEVEAIVVL, from the coding sequence ATGAACAAGCAGATCATCCACACCCAGGACGCCCCCAAGGCCGTTGGCCCTTACTCGCAGGCCGTCGCCGTCAGTGGCTCGAAGACGATTTACCTGTCCGGCCAGATCGGCCTGGAACCCCATAGCGGCGAACTGGTGTCCGAGAGCTTCGAGGCCCAGGTCAAGCAGGCCTTCGCCAATATGCTCGCCGTGGTGCAGGCCGCCGGCGGCGCCAAGGAAAACGTGGTCAAGCTGACCTTGTTCCTGACCGACCTGGGCAAGTTCGCGACCGTCAATACCATCATGTCCGATGTCTTCCCCGAACCGTATCCGGCGCGCTCGACCGTCGGGGTGGCCAGCCTGCCCAAGGGCGCGCAGTTCGAAGTGGAAGCCATCGTCGTCCTGTAA
- a CDS encoding Bug family tripartite tricarboxylate transporter substrate binding protein, with the protein MKIRALPVWAAWLAAACVPLAATADEFPSRPITFVVPFAAGSATDQIARALAQGVTEQTGQAVVIEDKPGASAMIGAQDVARAKPDGYRVLITTNTTHAANEHLYKRLQYDPVKDFEPITLLGKGSQIMVVNPSFPAKTVGEFLAMARKEPGKLSFGSGSSSSRIAGELLQQMANVKLLHVPYKSNPLALTDLLGGQISTMITDMATGLPQVQSGKLRALGVTTLKRSALAPDVPTIAEAGVPGYEMGYWFAAYAPAGTPADVVKRLHTLLTKATEGAPAKQFYATTGTEAETSTPAELAAFQKAESKKWQTIIKQAGIEPE; encoded by the coding sequence ATGAAAATCCGCGCCCTGCCCGTTTGGGCGGCCTGGCTCGCCGCCGCATGCGTGCCGCTGGCGGCCACCGCCGACGAATTTCCCAGCCGGCCCATCACCTTCGTGGTGCCCTTCGCCGCCGGCAGCGCGACCGACCAGATCGCGCGCGCCCTGGCGCAAGGCGTGACGGAACAGACCGGCCAGGCCGTGGTGATCGAGGACAAGCCGGGCGCCAGCGCGATGATAGGCGCCCAGGACGTGGCGCGCGCCAAGCCCGACGGCTATCGCGTGCTGATCACCACCAACACCACGCACGCCGCCAACGAGCATCTGTACAAGCGGCTGCAATACGATCCGGTCAAGGACTTCGAACCCATCACGCTGCTGGGCAAGGGCAGCCAGATCATGGTGGTGAATCCGTCTTTCCCGGCGAAAACCGTGGGCGAATTCCTGGCCATGGCGCGCAAGGAGCCCGGCAAGCTGAGTTTCGGCAGCGGCAGTTCCAGCAGCCGCATCGCGGGGGAACTGCTGCAGCAGATGGCCAACGTGAAGCTGCTGCACGTGCCTTACAAGAGCAATCCGCTGGCCCTGACCGATCTGCTGGGCGGCCAGATCAGCACCATGATCACCGACATGGCCACCGGCCTGCCGCAGGTGCAATCGGGCAAGCTGCGCGCGCTGGGCGTCACCACGCTGAAGCGTTCGGCGCTGGCGCCGGACGTCCCCACCATCGCGGAAGCGGGCGTGCCAGGCTATGAAATGGGTTATTGGTTCGCGGCCTACGCGCCGGCGGGCACACCCGCCGACGTGGTGAAGCGCCTGCACACGCTCCTGACCAAGGCCACCGAAGGCGCCCCGGCCAAGCAGTTCTACGCCACCACGGGCACCGAAGCGGAGACGTCCACGCCGGCGGAGCTGGCGGCCTTCCAGAAAGCCGAATCGAAGAAGTGGCAGACCATCATCAAGCAGGCCGGCATCGAGCCTGAGTAA
- a CDS encoding ferredoxin--NADP reductase encodes MAAFNTERVLSVHHWNDTLFSFKTTRDAALRFHNGHFVMIGLEVEGKPLLRAYSIASANYEENLEFLSIKVPDGPLTSRLQHLKEGDTILVSRKPVGTLVVDDLKPGKNLYLFGTGTGLAPFMSIIKDPDIYERFEKVVLVHGVRWKSELAYADYIQNELPANEFFGDMVNGKLIYYPTVTREPFRNQGRITELVESGKLFEDIGLTPLHPDNDRAMICGSPHMLADISAMLDKRGFTVSPGVGQPGDYVVERAFVDK; translated from the coding sequence ATGGCAGCCTTCAACACCGAGCGCGTCCTGAGCGTGCACCACTGGAACGACACCCTGTTTTCCTTCAAGACCACCCGCGACGCGGCGTTGCGCTTCCATAACGGTCACTTCGTCATGATCGGCCTGGAAGTCGAAGGCAAGCCTTTGCTGCGCGCCTACAGCATCGCCAGCGCGAACTACGAGGAAAACCTGGAATTCCTCAGCATCAAGGTGCCCGACGGCCCCTTGACCTCGCGCCTGCAGCACTTGAAGGAAGGCGACACCATCCTGGTCAGCCGCAAGCCGGTCGGCACGCTGGTGGTCGACGACCTGAAGCCGGGCAAGAACCTGTACCTGTTCGGCACCGGAACCGGCCTGGCGCCGTTCATGAGCATCATCAAGGATCCGGACATCTACGAGCGCTTCGAAAAAGTCGTGCTGGTGCACGGCGTGCGCTGGAAGAGCGAACTGGCCTACGCCGACTACATCCAGAACGAACTGCCTGCCAACGAGTTCTTCGGCGACATGGTCAATGGCAAGCTGATCTACTACCCGACGGTCACCCGCGAGCCTTTCCGCAACCAGGGCCGTATCACGGAACTGGTGGAAAGCGGCAAGCTGTTCGAGGACATCGGCTTGACGCCGCTGCATCCCGACAACGACCGCGCCATGATCTGCGGCAGCCCGCATATGCTGGCCGACATCAGCGCCATGCTGGACAAGCGCGGCTTCACCGTGTCGCCGGGCGTGGGCCAGCCGGGCGACTACGTGGTGGAACGCGCTTTCGTCGATAAGTAA
- a CDS encoding Bug family tripartite tricarboxylate transporter substrate binding protein, protein MDISRRNWLRGNAWALAGMALPWAARAQGGAYPDKPVRLIVPYPPGAATDTLGRFAAEVYAKAYGQSFIVENRSGGGTVIGTRAVATAPADGYTLGMVDTAFVINPGLLGSRLQYDTAKDFTPISLMATAPFVLVVHPSVKATDMASFIGLAKAEPGALSFGSAGVGSAPHLAGEQLRQQAEIKVIHVPYRGGGTVFTDLLGGQIQFAFATVPTLLEHIKAGRLRALAVTSPARVAALPDVPTMAQAGYPGIDTEPLFGLVAPAGVPAAIVDKLGGTLSLSARQGELRDRLLSLGFVPVGSTPAEFATRIAADIAKWTDVVQRGDIKPE, encoded by the coding sequence ATGGATATCTCGCGCAGGAATTGGCTACGCGGCAACGCCTGGGCGTTGGCGGGCATGGCGTTGCCGTGGGCCGCCCGGGCGCAGGGCGGCGCCTATCCCGACAAGCCGGTGCGCCTGATCGTCCCTTATCCGCCAGGCGCGGCGACCGATACGCTGGGCCGTTTCGCGGCGGAGGTCTACGCGAAGGCGTACGGACAGTCGTTCATCGTGGAAAACCGCAGTGGCGGCGGCACGGTGATCGGCACGCGGGCCGTCGCGACGGCTCCCGCGGATGGCTATACCCTGGGCATGGTCGACACCGCTTTCGTCATCAACCCGGGCCTGCTCGGCAGCCGCCTGCAGTACGACACGGCCAAGGACTTCACGCCCATCTCGCTGATGGCGACCGCGCCCTTCGTGCTGGTCGTGCATCCTTCCGTCAAGGCGACGGACATGGCGTCGTTCATCGGATTGGCCAAGGCGGAGCCCGGCGCGCTGTCCTTCGGCTCGGCGGGCGTCGGCAGCGCGCCTCACCTGGCGGGGGAGCAACTGCGCCAGCAGGCGGAGATCAAGGTGATCCACGTGCCGTATCGCGGCGGCGGCACGGTGTTCACCGACCTGTTGGGCGGCCAGATACAGTTCGCCTTCGCCACGGTGCCGACCCTGCTGGAGCACATCAAGGCCGGACGCCTGCGCGCGCTGGCCGTCACCAGTCCGGCGCGCGTGGCCGCCTTGCCCGACGTGCCGACGATGGCGCAGGCGGGCTATCCCGGCATCGATACGGAGCCCTTGTTCGGCCTGGTCGCGCCGGCGGGCGTGCCTGCCGCGATCGTGGACAAGCTGGGCGGCACCCTCTCGTTGTCGGCCAGGCAGGGGGAACTGCGCGACAGGCTGCTGTCGCTGGGCTTCGTGCCCGTGGGCAGTACGCCGGCCGAGTTCGCGACGCGCATCGCCGCCGATATCGCCAAATGGACGGACGTGGTGCAGCGCGGCGACATCAAGCCGGAGTAG
- a CDS encoding mandelate racemase/muconate lactonizing enzyme family protein, translated as MRLPFHHWTSPPLFAGRPRDRLDSALVRVETADGTLGWGESYCVEPRAIVAIVETLIAPLAQGRDAADGTLLPTLRRTLHNLGRSGPVLHAIAGLDIALWDLRGKRAGVPVYQLLGGGRRPRVRAYASLLQYYGDAGLLDRVVTQALEAGYTEVKLHERTAAAVDAARRAAGAGVPLMVDTNCAWLPEEAPAAIAGMAAAAPLWIEEPLWPPEDHDALARLQADSPVPLAVGENASSAFELSRLVERNGCGYVQPSVIKLGLTEAWAVSRQCEGRATACAPQVAFFGPGFLASLHLLAAQRTEASLERLYVELAHVPYGATAPIRAGWVDVPDAPGLGAEPEADLAAGLYRG; from the coding sequence ATGCGTCTGCCGTTTCATCACTGGACCTCGCCGCCGCTGTTCGCGGGCCGGCCGCGCGACAGGCTGGACAGCGCGCTGGTGCGGGTGGAAACCGCGGATGGCACGCTGGGTTGGGGCGAGTCCTACTGCGTCGAGCCCCGCGCGATCGTCGCCATAGTGGAGACCCTGATCGCGCCGCTGGCGCAGGGCCGCGACGCCGCCGACGGCACCCTGCTGCCGACGCTGCGGCGCACCTTGCACAACCTGGGCCGTTCGGGGCCGGTGCTGCACGCGATCGCCGGCCTGGACATCGCGCTGTGGGATCTGCGCGGCAAGCGCGCGGGCGTGCCGGTGTACCAGCTGCTGGGCGGCGGCCGGCGCCCGCGCGTCCGCGCCTACGCGTCGCTGCTGCAGTATTACGGCGATGCCGGCCTGCTGGACCGCGTGGTGACGCAGGCGCTGGAAGCGGGCTATACCGAGGTCAAGCTGCATGAGCGTACCGCCGCGGCGGTCGACGCCGCGCGCCGGGCCGCCGGCGCCGGCGTGCCGCTGATGGTCGATACCAACTGCGCCTGGCTGCCCGAAGAGGCGCCCGCGGCGATCGCGGGCATGGCGGCAGCGGCGCCGCTGTGGATAGAGGAACCGCTGTGGCCGCCGGAAGACCATGACGCGCTCGCGCGACTGCAGGCGGACAGCCCGGTGCCGCTGGCTGTTGGCGAAAACGCCAGCAGCGCGTTCGAGCTATCCCGGCTGGTCGAGCGCAATGGCTGCGGATACGTGCAGCCCAGCGTGATCAAGCTGGGCCTGACCGAAGCCTGGGCCGTGTCGCGGCAATGCGAAGGCAGGGCGACGGCATGCGCGCCCCAAGTGGCTTTTTTCGGTCCGGGCTTTCTGGCCAGCCTGCATCTGCTGGCGGCGCAGCGCACCGAGGCCTCGCTGGAACGGCTGTATGTCGAGCTCGCCCACGTCCCTTACGGCGCGACGGCGCCGATCCGGGCGGGTTGGGTCGACGTGCCGGACGCGCCGGGCCTGGGCGCCGAACCGGAAGCCGATCTCGCGGCCGGGCTGTATCGAGGCTGA
- a CDS encoding LysR family transcriptional regulator: MLNRRELALLRAMYQHQTVTAAAASIHMAQPAASALLRDLETRLGFALFSRENRRLQLTSQGRALLPEVLNALAGIEAVDRLARDIRHGSATRLAIGAVAISASSLFPAALARLRRGHPDVAVTMRAGTALEIVDMAVDHRIDLGIIIGSSPDERVDMQVLSTLSLFCVLRPDHPLAARKRLSLREAVRDQAIVLGTALPAGRATARALEAAGLSHMPTVEVMQSSAACALVAAGVGIAIVESLGAIYAQRQGLSAIRLMRVDDLALRLVWPRHRGVSPPAAELRRCLVNEAAALGLDR, from the coding sequence ATGTTGAACCGCCGCGAACTCGCACTGCTGCGCGCGATGTACCAGCACCAGACCGTCACCGCCGCCGCGGCGTCCATCCACATGGCGCAGCCGGCCGCCAGCGCCCTGCTGCGCGACCTTGAAACGCGCCTGGGCTTCGCGCTGTTCAGCCGTGAAAACCGCCGCCTGCAACTGACCAGCCAGGGCCGCGCCCTGTTGCCGGAAGTGCTCAACGCACTGGCGGGCATCGAAGCCGTCGACCGGCTGGCGCGCGACATCCGCCACGGGTCCGCCACGCGCCTGGCGATCGGCGCGGTGGCCATTTCGGCGTCCAGCCTGTTCCCGGCGGCACTGGCCCGGCTGCGGCGCGGCCACCCCGACGTGGCGGTGACGATGCGCGCCGGCACCGCCCTGGAAATCGTCGACATGGCCGTGGACCATCGCATCGACCTGGGCATCATCATCGGTTCGTCGCCCGACGAAAGAGTCGATATGCAGGTGCTCAGCACGCTCAGCCTGTTCTGCGTCCTGCGTCCCGACCATCCGCTGGCGGCGCGCAAGCGATTGAGCCTGCGGGAAGCCGTACGGGACCAGGCCATCGTGCTGGGCACCGCGCTGCCGGCCGGGCGCGCCACCGCCCGCGCGCTGGAAGCGGCCGGCCTGTCGCATATGCCCACGGTGGAAGTCATGCAATCGTCCGCCGCGTGCGCCCTGGTGGCGGCCGGCGTCGGGATCGCCATCGTCGAAAGCCTGGGCGCGATCTACGCCCAGCGGCAAGGCCTGTCCGCCATCCGCCTGATGCGCGTCGACGATCTGGCGCTGCGCCTGGTGTGGCCGCGGCACCGCGGCGTGAGCCCGCCCGCCGCGGAGCTTCGGCGCTGCCTGGTGAATGAAGCCGCCGCGCTCGGCCTGGACCGGTGA
- a CDS encoding Fe(3+) ABC transporter substrate-binding protein — protein sequence MKLHRSTLSKILGALCVAGATYATPALAAGEVTLYTTREPKLIQPLLDAYAKESGVKVNTVFVKDGLLERVKAEGDKSPADVLMTVDIGNLLDLVDGGVTQAAPSKTLESVVPANLRGNGGSWYALSLRDRVLYAEKDLPVSSFHYEDLADPKWKGKVCIRAGQHPYNTGLIAAMIAHDGAEATEKWLRGVKANLARKAAGGDRDVARDILGGICDIGLANAYYVGHMKNAEPGTDARKWGDAIKVVRPTFAKAKDGGTHVNISGAAVAKHAPHKAEAVKLLEYLVSAPAQAMYAQANYEYPVREGVKLDPVVASFGPLKVDSLSVADIAKYRKQASELVDKVGFDN from the coding sequence ATGAAACTGCACCGTTCCACCTTGTCCAAGATCCTGGGCGCGCTCTGCGTTGCCGGCGCCACCTACGCCACCCCGGCCCTGGCCGCCGGAGAAGTCACCCTCTACACCACCCGCGAGCCCAAGCTGATCCAGCCGCTGCTGGACGCATACGCCAAGGAAAGCGGCGTCAAGGTCAACACGGTCTTCGTCAAGGACGGCCTGCTCGAACGCGTCAAGGCGGAAGGCGACAAGTCGCCAGCGGATGTCCTGATGACCGTGGACATCGGCAACCTGCTGGATCTGGTGGATGGCGGCGTCACCCAGGCCGCGCCTTCGAAGACGCTGGAATCCGTGGTGCCCGCCAACCTGCGCGGCAATGGCGGCAGCTGGTACGCGCTGTCGCTGCGCGATCGCGTGCTGTACGCGGAAAAGGACCTGCCCGTCAGCAGCTTCCATTACGAAGACCTGGCCGATCCCAAGTGGAAGGGCAAGGTGTGCATCCGCGCCGGCCAGCACCCGTACAACACTGGCCTGATCGCGGCCATGATCGCGCATGACGGCGCCGAGGCCACGGAAAAATGGCTGCGCGGCGTCAAGGCCAACCTGGCGCGCAAGGCCGCGGGCGGCGACCGCGACGTGGCGCGCGACATCCTGGGCGGCATCTGCGACATCGGCCTCGCGAACGCCTATTACGTCGGCCACATGAAGAACGCCGAGCCCGGCACCGACGCGCGCAAGTGGGGCGACGCCATCAAGGTCGTGCGCCCGACCTTCGCCAAGGCCAAGGACGGCGGCACGCACGTGAACATCAGCGGCGCCGCCGTCGCCAAACACGCGCCGCACAAGGCCGAAGCCGTCAAGCTGCTCGAATACCTGGTGTCGGCGCCGGCCCAGGCCATGTACGCGCAGGCCAATTACGAGTACCCGGTCCGTGAAGGCGTCAAGCTGGACCCGGTGGTGGCCAGCTTCGGTCCGCTCAAGGTCGACTCCCTGTCCGTGGCGGACATCGCCAAGTACCGCAAGCAAGCGAGCGAGCTCGTCGACAAGGTGGGCTTCGATAACTGA
- a CDS encoding ABC transporter permease, translating into MAWSWGAALIALVVCAPLAALGWQAWGGDAGHWSHLAQYVLPQAAANTGLLLLGVGVVTAVLGTGSAWLVSAYEFRGRRVLSWALLLPLAVPTYIVAFAYLDLLHPIGPVQGAIRALLGYDNPRQFRLPELRSLPGAIFVLGCALYPYVYLTTRAMFMTQAANVMEAARTLGAGRFAAFWRVALPMARPAIAVGLSLALLETLNDIGASEFLGVQTLTVSVYTTWVTRSDLASAAQIALTMLLIVVALILLERHGRRRQRYAGAQRMRPMQPVRLHGWRAALAAGLGALPVTLGFAAPALYLLWETQKRLHLVGGVSRQLLAAAGNTVTIAATATVLTLACGIVVAWAARTVRESGRRRLTSMYARAAGLGYAVPGTVLAIGLLTPFNLVDSALSATVGTSGLVLMGSSAGLVCAYAIRFLAIASGGLEAGLARIPPSLEQAARLLGETAGGTLRRVHLPLLRPAMASAALLVFVDAMKELPATLLLRPMNFDTLATWLYAEAARGTYEEGAVAALAIVAAGLIPVILLARGQERAPAREARAQRHAATGQASPP; encoded by the coding sequence ATGGCCTGGTCATGGGGCGCGGCACTGATCGCGCTGGTGGTATGCGCCCCGCTGGCGGCGCTGGGGTGGCAGGCCTGGGGCGGCGATGCCGGCCACTGGTCGCACCTGGCGCAATACGTCCTGCCGCAAGCGGCCGCCAATACGGGGCTGCTGCTGCTGGGCGTGGGTGTGGTGACGGCGGTGCTGGGCACCGGCAGCGCCTGGCTGGTCAGCGCGTATGAATTCCGCGGGCGGCGCGTCCTGAGCTGGGCGCTGCTGCTGCCGCTGGCGGTGCCCACCTACATCGTCGCCTTCGCCTACCTGGATCTGCTGCATCCCATCGGCCCCGTCCAGGGCGCCATTCGCGCGCTCCTGGGCTACGACAATCCGCGCCAGTTCCGCCTGCCCGAACTGCGCTCCCTGCCCGGCGCGATCTTCGTGCTGGGCTGCGCGCTGTATCCCTATGTCTACCTGACCACCCGGGCGATGTTCATGACCCAGGCGGCCAACGTCATGGAAGCCGCGCGCACCCTGGGCGCGGGCCGCTTCGCCGCGTTCTGGCGCGTCGCCCTGCCCATGGCGCGTCCGGCCATCGCGGTGGGGCTGAGCCTGGCGCTGCTGGAAACTCTCAACGACATCGGCGCGTCGGAGTTCCTGGGCGTGCAGACATTGACCGTCTCGGTCTACACCACCTGGGTCACCCGCTCCGACCTGGCCTCGGCCGCGCAGATCGCCTTGACCATGCTGCTCATCGTGGTTGCGCTGATCCTGTTGGAGCGCCATGGGCGCCGCCGCCAGCGCTATGCGGGCGCGCAGCGCATGCGGCCGATGCAACCGGTGCGCCTGCACGGATGGCGCGCGGCCCTGGCCGCCGGCCTGGGCGCGCTGCCGGTCACGCTGGGCTTTGCCGCGCCGGCCCTGTACCTGCTGTGGGAAACGCAGAAGCGCCTGCACCTGGTCGGCGGCGTATCGCGGCAGTTGCTGGCCGCCGCCGGCAATACCGTGACGATCGCGGCGACCGCGACCGTATTGACGCTGGCCTGCGGCATCGTGGTCGCCTGGGCGGCGCGGACCGTCCGGGAAAGCGGCCGGCGCCGCCTGACGAGCATGTATGCGCGCGCGGCCGGCCTGGGCTACGCGGTGCCGGGGACGGTACTGGCCATCGGGCTGCTGACGCCCTTCAACCTGGTCGACAGCGCCTTGTCGGCCACGGTTGGCACCAGCGGCCTGGTGTTGATGGGCTCGTCCGCCGGGCTGGTCTGCGCCTACGCGATCCGCTTCCTGGCCATCGCCTCGGGCGGACTGGAAGCCGGCCTGGCGCGCATACCGCCGTCGCTGGAACAGGCCGCCCGCCTGCTGGGCGAAACCGCCGGCGGCACGTTGCGGCGGGTGCATCTGCCGCTGCTGCGCCCGGCGATGGCGTCGGCCGCCCTGCTGGTGTTCGTCGACGCCATGAAAGAACTGCCGGCCACGCTGCTGTTGAGGCCGATGAATTTCGACACCCTGGCGACCTGGCTGTACGCCGAGGCGGCGCGCGGCACCTACGAGGAAGGCGCGGTGGCGGCGCTGGCCATCGTCGCCGCGGGCCTGATCCCGGTCATCCTGCTGGCACGCGGCCAGGAACGGGCCCCGGCGCGCGAAGCGCGCGCGCAACGCCACGCGGCAACCGGACAAGCATCCCCACCATGA
- a CDS encoding ABC transporter ATP-binding protein, with product MTAALELDRLSLAYDTPHGTRRVVDGLSLALPGGHIGCLLGSSGCGKTTVLRAIAGFEPPVEGRILLDGAELSSPTHCVAPEKRRVGMMFQDYALFPHLNVGRNVAFGLRRMARAARERRVAEMLELVGLAQAGDSYPHELSGGQQQRVALARALAPSPDLLLLDEPFSNLDADARERLAFEVRDILKQTGHTAVLVTHDQAEAFAIADRIGVMSEGRVAQWDTPYNLRHHPASPFVADFIRREALAERRAAAYARGALRTGS from the coding sequence ATGACCGCGGCACTCGAACTCGACCGCCTGAGCCTGGCCTACGACACCCCGCACGGCACCCGCCGGGTGGTGGACGGACTCAGCCTGGCCTTGCCTGGCGGGCATATCGGCTGCCTGCTGGGATCGTCCGGCTGCGGCAAGACGACCGTGCTGCGCGCCATCGCCGGATTCGAACCGCCGGTGGAAGGCCGCATCCTGCTGGATGGCGCCGAGCTGTCCAGCCCCACGCATTGCGTGGCGCCGGAAAAAAGGCGCGTGGGCATGATGTTCCAGGACTATGCGCTGTTTCCGCATCTGAACGTGGGCCGCAACGTCGCCTTCGGCCTGCGCCGCATGGCGCGCGCGGCGCGGGAACGGCGCGTGGCCGAGATGCTGGAACTGGTGGGCCTGGCGCAGGCCGGCGACAGCTATCCGCACGAGCTGTCGGGCGGGCAGCAGCAGCGCGTGGCGCTGGCGCGGGCCCTGGCGCCCTCGCCCGACCTGCTGCTGCTGGACGAGCCGTTTTCCAACCTGGATGCCGACGCGCGCGAACGCCTGGCTTTCGAAGTGCGCGACATCCTCAAGCAGACCGGCCACACGGCGGTCCTGGTGACCCACGACCAGGCCGAAGCCTTCGCCATCGCGGACCGCATCGGCGTCATGAGCGAAGGGCGCGTCGCGCAATGGGACACGCCCTACAACCTGCGCCATCATCCGGCCTCGCCTTTTGTCGCGGACTTCATCCGCCGCGAGGCGCTGGCCGAACGCCGCGCCGCGGCCTACGCGCGCGGCGCGCTGCGCACGGGATCCTAG
- a CDS encoding pirin family protein: MSQLTPPFPASVETVVIPRTSDIGNFEVRRALPSRERRTVGPFVFLDEMGPAMLAAGVGIDVRPHPHIGLATVTYLYEGAIMHRDGAGNVRTILPGEVNWMTAGRGIVHSERSSPESRQQPQRLAGLQSWVALPASLEETDPGFVHYDRDAQAVAEGEGVRAQIVAGSLFGQTSSVRTLSPLFLGDVAMEAGARVQLDPEYEERAAYVARGEVEIDGQRFEAGRLVVFAPGKAVTLKAATAARVALLGGEPLDGPRYLWWNFVSSRRDRIHQAREDWERDRFGQTVPEDTTEFIPAPPWAPLAPLPGSR, translated from the coding sequence ATGTCCCAGCTCACGCCCCCGTTTCCCGCATCGGTCGAAACCGTGGTGATTCCCCGCACCAGCGATATCGGCAATTTCGAGGTGCGGCGGGCTTTGCCGTCGCGCGAGCGCCGGACCGTCGGTCCCTTCGTATTCCTGGACGAGATGGGCCCCGCCATGCTGGCGGCCGGCGTCGGCATCGACGTGCGGCCGCATCCCCATATCGGCCTGGCGACCGTCACGTACCTGTACGAAGGCGCGATCATGCATCGCGATGGCGCGGGCAATGTGCGCACCATCCTGCCGGGTGAAGTGAACTGGATGACGGCCGGGCGCGGCATCGTGCACTCCGAACGTTCGTCCCCGGAAAGCCGGCAGCAGCCCCAGCGCCTGGCGGGCCTGCAGTCCTGGGTCGCCTTGCCGGCCAGCCTGGAGGAAACCGATCCCGGCTTCGTGCACTACGACCGCGACGCGCAGGCGGTGGCCGAAGGCGAGGGCGTGCGGGCGCAGATCGTCGCCGGCTCGCTGTTCGGCCAGACCTCTTCGGTGCGCACGCTATCGCCGCTGTTCCTGGGCGACGTCGCCATGGAAGCCGGCGCGCGCGTGCAGCTGGACCCGGAATACGAGGAACGCGCGGCCTATGTCGCCCGCGGTGAAGTCGAGATCGACGGTCAACGTTTCGAGGCGGGCCGCCTGGTCGTGTTCGCGCCGGGCAAGGCAGTGACGCTGAAGGCCGCCACCGCCGCGCGCGTGGCGCTGCTGGGCGGCGAGCCGCTGGATGGGCCGCGTTATCTGTGGTGGAACTTCGTTTCCAGCCGCCGCGACCGCATCCACCAGGCGCGCGAGGATTGGGAGCGCGATCGCTTCGGCCAGACCGTGCCGGAAGATACGACCGAGTTCATTCCCGCGCCGCCCTGGGCTCCATTGGCGCCGCTGCCCGGGAGCCGCTAG
- a CDS encoding pirin family protein — protein sequence MLTLRRSEERGHADHGWLKSAHTFSFANYYDPRHMGFGPLRVINDDHIAAGRGFGTHGHRDMEILTYVLDGAVAHKDNMGNGSTIRPGDVQRMSAGRGVLHSEFNPQPDRGTHLLQIWIEPNAVGIDPGYEEKRFEEADKRGRLRLVASPDAADGSVLIHQDARLYVGLFDGAESATLPLASGRRAWVHVARGKITVNGQALVDGDALAVEDEAAISLEKGEDAEVLVFDLP from the coding sequence ATGCTTACCCTGCGACGCAGCGAAGAACGCGGCCACGCCGACCACGGCTGGCTGAAGAGCGCCCATACGTTTTCCTTCGCGAACTACTATGACCCGCGCCATATGGGCTTCGGTCCGCTGCGCGTGATCAACGACGACCACATCGCGGCCGGCCGCGGCTTCGGCACGCACGGGCATCGCGATATGGAGATCCTGACCTACGTGCTGGACGGCGCCGTCGCGCACAAGGACAACATGGGCAATGGCTCGACCATCCGTCCCGGCGACGTGCAACGCATGAGCGCCGGGCGCGGCGTGCTGCATTCCGAGTTCAACCCGCAGCCCGACCGCGGCACGCATCTGCTGCAGATCTGGATCGAGCCCAATGCCGTCGGCATCGACCCGGGCTACGAGGAAAAGCGCTTCGAGGAAGCCGACAAGCGCGGACGCCTGCGCCTGGTGGCATCGCCCGACGCGGCGGACGGTTCGGTCCTGATCCATCAGGATGCCCGCCTGTACGTCGGCCTGTTCGACGGCGCTGAAAGCGCCACGCTGCCCCTGGCAAGCGGACGCCGCGCCTGGGTCCACGTGGCGCGCGGCAAGATCACCGTCAATGGCCAGGCCCTGGTCGACGGCGACGCGCTGGCCGTGGAAGACGAAGCCGCCATTTCGCTGGAAAAGGGCGAGGACGCCGAAGTCCTGGTGTTCGACCTGCCCTGA